One region of Azoarcus sp. CIB genomic DNA includes:
- the hemE gene encoding uroporphyrinogen decarboxylase, whose product MTRLQNDTFLRALLRQPTEYTPLWLMRQAGRYLPEYCETRKRAGSFLNLCKSPTMACEVTLQPLARYNLDAAILFSDILTVPDAMGLGLYFAEGEGPRFERPLRDEWEIRNLAIPDPHAELQYVMDAVAEIRRALNGSVPLIGFSGSPWTLACYMVEGGSSDDYRKVKAMAYSRPDLMHHILSVTADSVVAYLNAQIESGAQAVMVFDSWGGALSEAAYHEFSLPYLKRVVDGLIKERDGERVPNIVFTKGGGLWIESIADIGCDAVGLDWTMDIGRARKLVGDKVALQGNLDPNVLFAPPEAVAREAKRVLDSYGNHPGHVFNLGHGISQFTPPESVSVLVEAVHEHSRKIRAGA is encoded by the coding sequence GTGACCCGCCTTCAGAACGACACCTTCCTGCGCGCCTTGCTGCGCCAGCCGACCGAATACACGCCGCTGTGGCTGATGCGGCAGGCGGGGCGCTACTTGCCCGAGTACTGCGAGACCCGCAAGCGCGCCGGCAGCTTCCTGAACCTGTGCAAGAGCCCGACGATGGCCTGCGAGGTCACGCTGCAGCCGCTCGCGCGCTACAACCTCGACGCCGCGATCCTGTTCTCCGACATCCTCACGGTGCCGGACGCGATGGGCCTGGGCCTGTACTTCGCCGAAGGCGAGGGCCCGCGCTTCGAGCGCCCGCTGCGCGACGAATGGGAGATCCGCAACCTCGCGATCCCCGATCCGCACGCCGAGCTGCAGTACGTGATGGACGCGGTCGCCGAGATCCGCCGCGCGCTCAACGGCAGCGTGCCGCTGATCGGCTTCTCCGGCAGCCCGTGGACGCTCGCCTGCTACATGGTCGAAGGCGGTTCGTCCGACGACTATCGCAAGGTCAAGGCGATGGCCTACTCGCGCCCCGACCTGATGCACCACATCCTGTCCGTGACGGCCGACTCCGTCGTCGCCTACCTCAACGCGCAGATCGAATCCGGCGCGCAGGCCGTGATGGTGTTCGACTCCTGGGGTGGCGCGTTGTCCGAGGCCGCTTACCACGAGTTCTCGCTGCCCTACCTCAAGCGCGTCGTCGACGGCCTGATCAAGGAGCGCGACGGTGAGCGCGTGCCGAACATCGTGTTCACCAAGGGCGGCGGCCTGTGGATCGAGAGCATCGCCGACATCGGCTGCGACGCCGTGGGCCTCGACTGGACGATGGACATCGGCCGTGCGCGCAAGCTCGTCGGCGACAAGGTCGCGTTGCAGGGCAACCTCGACCCCAACGTGCTGTTCGCGCCGCCCGAAGCGGTCGCGCGCGAAGCGAAGCGTGTGCTCGATTCCTACGGCAACCACCCCGGCCATGTCTTCAACCTCGGCCACGGCATCTCGCAGTTCACGCCGCCCGAGTCCGTGTCGGTGCTGGTCGAGGCCGTGCACGAGCACAGTCGCAAGATCCGCGCCGGCGCCTGA